The segment GTTCGCGAGCGCTCGTGCTGGAGCGCGGAATCGCGGACAGAATGCGTCCGCGAATGTCCGGGGTCGTGGTTCGTGGACGGATGCGGGACCTGGCTGAGGGGAGTGGTCCTGACGCAAACGCCGAGGCCCGGTGTCGTCCCTTCTGGGACGACACCGGGCCTCGGACGGATGCTTTGTGCGGCGGAAGACCGCTGCGTCCTGCTAGCGTTCGACCTTGCCGGCCTTGATGCAGGAGGTGCAGGCCTTCACGCGCTTCGGGGTACCGTTCACCCGGGTGCGCACGGTCTGGACGTTCGGGTCCCAGCGGCGGCGGGTGCGGCGGTGCGAGTGGGAGATGTTGTTCCCGAACGACGGCCTCTTGCCGCAGACGTCGCATACGGAAGCCACGGTCACTCCATTCAGGGTCGAGGAGCACGTCCACGGGCGCTCGCCACCGGACGAATTGGATTTCTCTGCGTGCGGCCACGCTGAGCGCGACCGGCCGAGGGGCAAGCCTACCCGACGCAGGGCGGCGAACTCACAGTACGGCCCTGCCAGTATAGGACACCCACAGGCCAGCACGGTCGTCGAGCGATCGTCGCCGTTGGTCACTACGATATCGGCTGTGGGCAACCTGGATGATCCGCTGCGCGGTGTGCTCGGTGCGAAGACGGCCAAGGTGCTGTCCGACTCCCTCGACCTGCACACCGTGGCGGACATGCTCGGGCACTACCCGCGCCGCTACGCCCGGCGCGGGGAGCTCAGCGACCTCAGCACACTGGTCGAGGGTGAGCAGGTCACCATCGTGGCGCAGGTGGTCGAGGCCCGGAAACGCACCATGCGGCAGCGTCGCGGCTCGTTCCTCGAGGTGGCGGTGACGGATGGCACCGGGCTGATCACCCTCACGTTCTTCGGCCGCGTCGTCGACCACCACGCTCGGCAGCTCGTTCCCGGCAAGCGTGGGCTGTTCGCCGGCAAGGTGTCCAGTTACCGGGGCAAGCGTCAGCTCGCGCACCCCGACTACGAACTCGTCCCCGACATGGAGGACGCCTCCCCGGAGCAGGCCCGGGCCTTCGCCGAGGAACTCATCCCCGTGTATCCGGCCACGGCCAAGCTCCCGTCCTGGAAGGTCGCCCGCTGCGTGGGGATCGTGCTGGACCACGTGGGCGACGTTCCCGATCCGTTGCCGGAGGCCGTGCGCCGACGGCACGACCTGATTCCACTGGCGGCCGCGCTGGAGGGCATCCACCGCCCCCGGGAGGACCGTGACATCGCCCGCGGGCGGCACCGGCTGAAGTGGGACGAGGCGTTCCTGATGCAGGTCGCGCTCGCCCGTCGCCGCCAGGAGTCCCAGGCACTGCCGTCGCGGGCGTGGAAGGGGAGTCCCGGCCGGCTGCTCGACGCCTTCGACGCCCGCCTGCCGTTCGACCTGACCGACGGGCAGCGCGAGGTCGGCGAGTCGGTGGCGGAGGGCCTCGACTCCGCCCACCCCATGCACACACTGCTGCAGGGCGACGTCGGCTCCGGCAAGACCGTGGTCGCCCTGCGGGCCATGCTGCGCGTCGTGGACTCCGGAGGGCAAGCGGCCCTCCTCGCCCCCACCGAGGTCCTCGCACAACAGCACCATCGGTCGATCATCCAGTTGATGGGCCCCCTCGCCGCCGGGGGGCGCCTCGACCAGGCCGAACACGCGACCTCGGTGGCGTTGGTCACCGGATCCCAGTCCACCAAGGAACGACGCCGCGCCCTGTCCGACGCGGCCTCCGGGGCGGCGGGGATCGTGGTCGGAACGCACGCACTACTGCAGGAGAACGTGAGCTTCGCCGAACTGGGCCTCGTCGTGGTGGACGAGCAGCACCGCTTCGGCGTGGAGCAGCGCGACGCCCTGCGCGCCAAGGGGGCGGACGGGCGCCCGCACGTCCTGGTGATGACCGCCACCCCGATTCCCCGCACCGTGGCGATGACGGTGTACGGCGATCTCGACGTGCTGGCCCTTTCCCAACTCCCCGCCGGCCGGGCTGGGATCACCACCCACGTCGTGCCCGCCGCCGAGCGTCCCCACTACCTGCGCCGCGCTTGGGAACGCGTCCGTGAGGAGGTGGGACGAGGGCGCCAGGCCTTCATGGTCTGTCCCCGCATCGGCGACGAGGACCCGACGGACCAGGAACCCGCGCCACCAACACCGGAGGACGAGGAGAACCCGGCGGAGTCGGAGCGGCGGCCCCCGATCGGTGTGGTGGATCTCGCCGCCGAGCTCATGGCCGGCCCGCTGTCGGACCTGCGCGTCGCGATCCTGCACGGCCGCCTCTCCGCCGAGGAGAAGGAGTCGGTGATGCGGGACTTCACCGCCGGCGCCATCGACGTCCTCGTGGCCACCACCGTGATCGAGGTCGGCGTGGACGTCCCCCGCGCTTCCACCATGGTCATCATGGACGCGGACCGTTTCGGGGTCTCCCAGCTGCACCAGCTCCGTGGCCGCGTCGGTCGAGGCACGGAGCCGGGGTTGTGTCTGCTCGTCACCGAGTTCGCGGAGGGAACCCCCGCCCGCGAACGTCTGGCGGCCGTGGCCTCCACCACCGACGGCTTCGAACTCTCCCGGGTGGACCTCGAACAACGCCGAGAAGGCGACGTCCTCGGCGACGCCCAGTCCGGACGTCGATCCACGGTGCGTCTCCTCGCCCTCACCCGCGACGAGGAGCTGATCCGTCACGCCCGGGACGAAGCCACGGTTCTCGTGGCGGAGGACCCCACGCTCACCGGGTACCCCGACCTCAACGCCGCCTTGGACCGTCAGCTCGCCGACACCCAGGCGGACTTCCTCGAGAAGACTTGACCGTCCGTCTCCAGGTCAGCGCACTGCGTCCCATGCGGTGATCGTGGCGTCCGCCCAGTCCCGGACGCGCCGCTCATAGCCAGAAGCGGGAAAGGTGCCGTCGGCGGCGACATCGGCGAGGGTGACGCGGAACCCGTTGGGGGAGACGGTCGTGGGGGCGTACGCGGGCCGTGCGGCCCCACGGTTCCGATGGGAGTTCGCGCGCCGCCGACCCTCCGCGAACCGATGTGCCGCCGCCGCGCCCTCATCGACGAACACCCGCAGCAAGCCCAACAGCACGTCCGAGCCCTCGGGAAGTTGGCTGCCGTGCTGCAAGCGATAGCAGGCCACAGCCACGCCATGGAGCGGACCCCACGGTTCCGCCCGGGAGTGGTCGAGCGCGAGGAGCCGATTGAACAAGGTCGCACAGGGGACCTCGCTCGTGGTTCCGCATTCCGGGCAGGTGACCATGGGTGCAGTGTGCCGCACCCCGGAGACGACGGGCGATCGGATTTCGTGGGCGGGGGGGGGCGCGCCTTGGCGCGCGTTCTGCCGAGGGCGGTTTGGGGCGGGGCTGACGAAGCCGCCCCCAGCAAGGATCCCGGAGTTGGGTTCAGCCGGGAGGCGGTGCGGGAGTGGTCTCGGTGCCGGTCGGTCCCTCCGGGCCGGAGCCGACGTCTCCGACATCGTCGTGCCCCGCCAAGGAGACGTCTCCGTGGACGGTCCCGATCTGGACGACCGTTCCGTTGATGTCCTCGGAGTGGACGCCGTTCGCGGGCGTGTCGTTCTGGAGTTCTCGATAGACCCGGATGACATCGTCCGCTGTGCCGTGAATGCTCTGCGCGCGCCCGTCAGGGCCGAGCGACATCCCGCAGGAGCGGCACCACCCCATCCGCGTCCTGAACTGCGGTTCCTCTATTCCGTATATGCGTTGGCAGTCCGCACAGAGGTCACCAATCGGGGTTGACCCGACATAGCGGGGAGGCGGGCTGGGCTTCGAGACAGGAGGCGGATCTGGTGCCTTCATCGGATGCCCGCACCCGTTGCAGTAGTCGACTTCTTCGGCGAACAGCCGTCCCACGCCACCGAACCTGCCCTGGCACGCGCCACACAGGCCGCTGTACGCACCCTTCGCGTTCTCCTCCATGCCCCCATCATGGCGTTCGAGGTCGATCGTGCGGGTGCTGTGGCAGAGAACGGCCACCCACGTCGTTCCTGGCATGGGGTCCGAGCGGAGGCTCCTGGTGGTGTCGGCCCTTCCAGGACGTCGTGCGCCGGGGACCCGGCAGGAGAACGGTGGCGTCGTGGGGGTGTCCGGGGGAATCCCCGCCTCGGTCGCTGTTCTACGCTCGGGGTATGCCTCGGATCATCTCTGGCGTCGCCGGTGGGCGGCGGATCGACGCTCCTCCTGGAAACGGGACCCGCCCTACGGGGGATCGTGCCCGGGAGGCGATGTTCGCGTCGGTGCGCTCGGAGCTGGGGGACTTCTCCGGTCTGCGGGTGATCGACCTCTACGCGGGGTCGGGGGCCTTGGGGCTGGAGGCGTTGTCCCGTGGGGCGGCCGAAGTCGTGTTCGTGGAGGCCGACCGCCGGGCCGCCGCGACTGTGCGGCGCAACCTCGGTTCACTCGGGATTCCGGGAGGCGAGGTCGTGGCGGACAAGGTGGAACGCGTGCTCGCGAAACCGGCCTCCGCGCCGTTCGATCTCCTCCTCGCCGACCCGCCCTACGTGGTGACCGACCACGACGTAGTGACGATGCTGGAGCTGGCCCGCGACAACGGGTGGTGCGCGCCGGACGCGCTCGTGGTGCTCGAGAGGTCGAGCCGGGGGCCGGAGTTCCTCTGGCCGGAGGGGTTCGAGGCAAGGAGGGCGAAGCGCTATGGGGAGGCGACCCTTTGGTACGGTCGCGCCTCGGGCCGCGTTGACGGCGCGGAAGCGGAAAACGTGTAGCGGATCTGTCGACGCCGGCGCGGAGGCCGGAGGCTGAAAGGGGCGATGACGTGCGGCGCGTGGTTTGTCCGGGGTCCTTTGATCCCGTCACCAATGGGCACATCGACATCATCGGACGTGCCGCGCGGCAATACGACGAGGTCATTGCCGCTGTTCTGACGAACATCTCCAAACGCGGCCTGTTCAGCCCGGAGGACCGCGTGGCCATGCTGCGCGAGGCGACGGAGGACTACCCCAACGTCCGTGTGCAGCAGTTCGACGGGCTTCTCGTCGACTTCTGCCGCGAGAACGACATCCCCGGCATCATCCGCAGCCTGCGCTCGGTCAGCGACTTCGACTACGAGCTGCAGATCGCCCAGATGAACTACCAGCTCGCCGGGGTTGAGACCCTTTTCATGACGGCGAACCCCCAGTACTCGTTCCTGAGTTCCAGCCTCGTGAAAGAGGTCGCCTCCTACAACGGTGACGTGAGCACTCTGGTCGCGCCGCACGTCGAGCAGGCGTTGCGGGACAGGTTCGCGGGCGACTGAGCGCGGTTTCCCGTCTCCGCGCTCGGATAGACTTGGCCCTGGATATGTCACAGTCAACGAGTTCACCCTTCAAGATCGACACCCGCATGCTCGGGCGTCAGGCAGGCGCCATGCGCCGCGACACCCGTACGCTTCCGGCGTTGTCGGGTCTTGAGGTCGGACTAACCCACATTCCCGAGGACGCGGAGCTGTCCTTGGAGTACCGGCTGGAGTCGGTGCTGGACGGTGTCCTGGTCACGGGAACCGTCGAGGCGCCGATGGTCGGTGAGTGCGCCCGCTGCCTGGAACCGGTGTCGGAAACCATCACCGGGTCGTTCCAGGAACTCTTCCGCTACCCCGCCGACGAGTTCGGTGTGGGGGACGAGGCAGAGCACGACGTTGGCGCTGACGACGACAGCGATTACCATCTTGAGGGCGACTGGATCGACCTGGAGCCGGTGATCCGTGACGCGCTCGTGCCGGCCCTGCCGGACTCGCCGCTGTGCCGGGACGACTGCCCCGGCCTGTGCGTGGAGTGCGGAGTACGGCTGGCCGACGCCGGTCCCGACCACAGCCACGAAGAGGCTGTGGACCCCCGGTGGGCGGCGTTGAAGGGGCTGGACTCCTCCAAGAAGGAGTGAGACGGCCACCGTCCGGCCGCGTCTCCGTCTGATGGCGGGGCCGTGTCTTCGTACGTGAGCGAAGGCCGGAGAGCAAGCAGAAATCCCTTCCGCGGGATGCGCGGAGGGGCGTGTTGAGCCAGGAGGAAGAACGTGGCCGTCCCGAAGCGCAAGATGTCGCGGAGCAACACCCGCACCCGCCGGTCGCAGTGGAAGGCCTCGCGCCCGTCCCTGACGACGTGCCCGCGGTGCCGTGACACCAAGCTGCCCCACCAGGCGTGCCCCACGTGCGGCACCTACAACAACCGTCAGGTTGTCACCACGGCCTGAGGCATTCCCGAGCCTGGCTCCAAGGTCTGTCGCTCGTCCGTGTCCGGTTCACCGGGGACGGGCAAGCGACAGACCCTTGTTGGTTGGTCATGACGCAGAGCCGATGGGAACACCCGAGATCGAGGTGATCGCCGGCGCTTTGGCCGGCGATCACCTCGCACCCGAGCGTTCCTGGTCGGCCGCGCGGGAGACGCCGCGCCGCACCCACAGCGCCCCGCGCTGTAGAGAGGGACGTGAACACCGTTGAGCACCCAACTGTCCGCCGCTGAGGCCAGGGAGTTCCGTCGGACGATTGGCGTCGGGATCGACCCCCACGTGTTGGCCCGGGCGCTGACCCACCGTTCCTACGCCTACGAAAAGGGCGGTCTCCCCACCAACGAGCGGCTCGAGTTCCTGGGGGACGCCGTCCTGGGGCTCGTGATCACCGACACGCTGTTCCACGCCCATCCTGACCTTCCCGAGGGCCAGCTCGCCAAGCTCCGGGCGGCCGTGGTGAACATGCGTGCGCTCGCCGACGTCGCCCGTGGGTTGGACGTCGGGCGCTACATCCGGCTCGGCCGTGGTGAGGAGGGCACCGGGGGGCGCGACAAGTCGTCCATCCTCGCCGACACACTCGAAGCCATCATCGGAGCCGTCTATCTCGACAAAGGGCTGGACGAGGCGTCGGCCCTGGTACACCGGCTGTTCGACCCGCTCGTGGCCAAGGCCTCCGGCATGGGCGCGGGGCTGGACTGGAAGACATCGCTGCAGGAACTCACCGCCTCAGAGGGGCTCGGTGTGCCCGAGTACCACGTCACCGAGAGCGGCCCCGACCACCAGAAGAGCTTCCGCGCCGTAGTGCGGGTCGCGGGCGAGGCGCACGGCTCCGGGGAGGGCCGGAGCAAGAAAGAGGCGGAACAGCAGGCCGCCGAAGCCGCGTGGACCGCCATCCAGGGCGACGCGGCCGAGGCCGTGAACAACCAGTCCGCCAAGGAAACCGGCGCGGACGCCAAAGCCACGGGCAACGGCCAGTCCCGGCAGGACAACGCCGCGGCGACGGACGCCGGCTGACGATGCCGGAGCTGCCGGAAGTCGAGGTCGTCCGCCGGGGACTCGCCGACCACGTGGTGGGCCGCACTCTCAAGGGCGTCGAGGTTCTGCACCACCGCTCGGTACGCCGGCACGCCGCGGGTATGGCGGACTTCCGGGACCGCCTTGAGGGCGTACGTGTGCTGGACGCGTGCCGCCGTGGGAAGTACCTCTGGTTCCCGTTGGACAGCGGTGAAGCGCTGCTGGCGCACCTCGGTATGAGTGGGCAACTCCTGGTGTGTGCCCCGGAGATCGCGCCGCAGAAGCATCTTCGCGTCAGTGCGGGCCTGGTGCCCGAGGGCGCCACCGCTCCC is part of the Spiractinospora alimapuensis genome and harbors:
- the rpmB gene encoding 50S ribosomal protein L28 — its product is MASVCDVCGKRPSFGNNISHSHRRTRRRWDPNVQTVRTRVNGTPKRVKACTSCIKAGKVER
- the recG gene encoding ATP-dependent DNA helicase RecG; the encoded protein is MGNLDDPLRGVLGAKTAKVLSDSLDLHTVADMLGHYPRRYARRGELSDLSTLVEGEQVTIVAQVVEARKRTMRQRRGSFLEVAVTDGTGLITLTFFGRVVDHHARQLVPGKRGLFAGKVSSYRGKRQLAHPDYELVPDMEDASPEQARAFAEELIPVYPATAKLPSWKVARCVGIVLDHVGDVPDPLPEAVRRRHDLIPLAAALEGIHRPREDRDIARGRHRLKWDEAFLMQVALARRRQESQALPSRAWKGSPGRLLDAFDARLPFDLTDGQREVGESVAEGLDSAHPMHTLLQGDVGSGKTVVALRAMLRVVDSGGQAALLAPTEVLAQQHHRSIIQLMGPLAAGGRLDQAEHATSVALVTGSQSTKERRRALSDAASGAAGIVVGTHALLQENVSFAELGLVVVDEQHRFGVEQRDALRAKGADGRPHVLVMTATPIPRTVAMTVYGDLDVLALSQLPAGRAGITTHVVPAAERPHYLRRAWERVREEVGRGRQAFMVCPRIGDEDPTDQEPAPPTPEDEENPAESERRPPIGVVDLAAELMAGPLSDLRVAILHGRLSAEEKESVMRDFTAGAIDVLVATTVIEVGVDVPRASTMVIMDADRFGVSQLHQLRGRVGRGTEPGLCLLVTEFAEGTPARERLAAVASTTDGFELSRVDLEQRREGDVLGDAQSGRRSTVRLLALTRDEELIRHARDEATVLVAEDPTLTGYPDLNAALDRQLADTQADFLEKT
- a CDS encoding DUF5946 family protein, with the protein product MSETSAPARRDRPAPRPLPHRLPAEPNSGILAGGGFVSPAPNRPRQNARQGAPPPAHEIRSPVVSGVRHTAPMVTCPECGTTSEVPCATLFNRLLALDHSRAEPWGPLHGVAVACYRLQHGSQLPEGSDVLLGLLRVFVDEGAAAAHRFAEGRRRANSHRNRGAARPAYAPTTVSPNGFRVTLADVAADGTFPASGYERRVRDWADATITAWDAVR
- the rsmD gene encoding 16S rRNA (guanine(966)-N(2))-methyltransferase RsmD, with product MPRIISGVAGGRRIDAPPGNGTRPTGDRAREAMFASVRSELGDFSGLRVIDLYAGSGALGLEALSRGAAEVVFVEADRRAAATVRRNLGSLGIPGGEVVADKVERVLAKPASAPFDLLLADPPYVVTDHDVVTMLELARDNGWCAPDALVVLERSSRGPEFLWPEGFEARRAKRYGEATLWYGRASGRVDGAEAENV
- the coaD gene encoding pantetheine-phosphate adenylyltransferase; translation: MRRVVCPGSFDPVTNGHIDIIGRAARQYDEVIAAVLTNISKRGLFSPEDRVAMLREATEDYPNVRVQQFDGLLVDFCRENDIPGIIRSLRSVSDFDYELQIAQMNYQLAGVETLFMTANPQYSFLSSSLVKEVASYNGDVSTLVAPHVEQALRDRFAGD
- a CDS encoding YceD family protein is translated as MSQSTSSPFKIDTRMLGRQAGAMRRDTRTLPALSGLEVGLTHIPEDAELSLEYRLESVLDGVLVTGTVEAPMVGECARCLEPVSETITGSFQELFRYPADEFGVGDEAEHDVGADDDSDYHLEGDWIDLEPVIRDALVPALPDSPLCRDDCPGLCVECGVRLADAGPDHSHEEAVDPRWAALKGLDSSKKE
- the rpmF gene encoding 50S ribosomal protein L32, which produces MAVPKRKMSRSNTRTRRSQWKASRPSLTTCPRCRDTKLPHQACPTCGTYNNRQVVTTA
- the rnc gene encoding ribonuclease III; amino-acid sequence: MSTQLSAAEAREFRRTIGVGIDPHVLARALTHRSYAYEKGGLPTNERLEFLGDAVLGLVITDTLFHAHPDLPEGQLAKLRAAVVNMRALADVARGLDVGRYIRLGRGEEGTGGRDKSSILADTLEAIIGAVYLDKGLDEASALVHRLFDPLVAKASGMGAGLDWKTSLQELTASEGLGVPEYHVTESGPDHQKSFRAVVRVAGEAHGSGEGRSKKEAEQQAAEAAWTAIQGDAAEAVNNQSAKETGADAKATGNGQSRQDNAAATDAG